In one Chitinophaga sancti genomic region, the following are encoded:
- a CDS encoding TonB-dependent receptor, whose translation MYKFYLILFISGLSSTILQAQTKISGKITDKKNHPLQGVNVSIKDAYDGATSAADGTFSFTTDASGEQSIIFSLNTYQTQEQKVNLSGPVTLSIILRNDISQLRIVTISAGSIEASSEKNNTVLKPLDIVTTGGAMADIVSALKTLPGTQQTNDKEGLFVRGGTGYETQTFIDGLLVRNPFYSGLPDMPGRGRFSPFLFKGTTFSSGGYSAQYGQGLSSALVLESQDLPDRSSYTLGVSPIGLSGGLNELSKDKKGSFGIEADYTNLGPYLNVIKPKFEPSVNPEIIGTSANFRRKTSKTGMLKFYGYSNWTHMGSIRPSFEYAGARELFEMKNQNVYTNLSYKELLGNEWKINAGISYSTNTDRITLDTMPKNSDPLKIHNLSQLAQGRVMLTKNIGSFSALRFGGEYQYAVENAEYNGYKANYTDNYSAAFAEGDIYFTPQFVGRVGGRMEYSSKIGKMNLAPRVSLAYKLDQNSQLSLAYGDYYQKPEQQYLRFKPDLDYMKATHYIASFQRVANNYTLRVEAFYKKYHKLVKTSPDTATNGTGYAKGIELFWRDRKSVKNLDYWVSYSYLDTKRNYLTYPYEVQPDFAAKHTFSVVTKYYISSITTNIGLTYSFATGRPYYNPNLPVNQFMSQKTIDYNSVGLSVSYLTSIRKAFTILVLSVNNVGNFKQVYGYHYSTDAMRREAITPNIPRFIYLGMFMSFGIDRRQETIDNL comes from the coding sequence ATTTCTGGCTTATCGTCGACCATTCTGCAGGCACAAACGAAGATCAGCGGGAAGATCACCGACAAGAAGAACCATCCATTACAGGGTGTGAATGTCTCCATTAAAGACGCTTACGATGGTGCTACCAGTGCTGCTGACGGTACCTTCTCTTTTACTACTGATGCCAGCGGCGAACAATCCATTATTTTCAGCCTGAACACCTATCAGACACAGGAACAAAAAGTAAATCTTTCAGGACCGGTGACCCTAAGTATCATTTTGAGAAATGACATCAGCCAACTGAGAATAGTCACCATCTCTGCAGGCAGTATTGAAGCCAGCAGCGAGAAGAATAATACTGTTCTGAAACCACTGGACATTGTCACCACCGGTGGCGCCATGGCAGATATTGTGAGTGCACTGAAAACCTTGCCTGGTACACAGCAGACCAACGACAAGGAAGGGCTCTTTGTACGTGGTGGTACCGGATACGAAACACAGACATTTATAGACGGTTTGCTGGTGCGTAATCCTTTCTATTCAGGATTGCCTGATATGCCGGGAAGAGGTCGTTTTTCCCCCTTTCTTTTCAAAGGAACGACCTTTAGCAGTGGTGGTTATTCCGCGCAATATGGGCAGGGTTTATCATCAGCACTGGTACTGGAATCGCAGGACCTGCCGGATCGGTCTTCCTATACACTGGGTGTATCGCCAATCGGGTTAAGTGGTGGATTGAATGAGCTGTCAAAAGATAAGAAAGGTTCCTTTGGTATTGAAGCTGATTACACTAACCTGGGACCCTACCTGAATGTGATCAAGCCTAAGTTTGAGCCGAGTGTAAACCCGGAGATCATAGGCACTTCTGCCAATTTCAGGAGGAAAACGTCTAAGACCGGGATGCTCAAATTCTATGGTTATAGTAACTGGACACATATGGGTAGCATTCGCCCCAGCTTTGAATACGCGGGCGCCAGGGAGCTGTTTGAAATGAAGAATCAGAATGTTTATACAAATCTCAGTTATAAAGAGTTACTGGGTAATGAATGGAAGATCAATGCAGGGATATCCTATAGTACGAATACGGATAGAATCACTTTAGACACGATGCCCAAGAACTCCGATCCCCTGAAAATTCATAACCTGTCTCAACTGGCACAGGGTAGGGTGATGCTCACGAAGAACATTGGTAGTTTCTCTGCGTTACGCTTTGGCGGCGAATACCAGTATGCTGTGGAGAATGCTGAATACAATGGGTACAAGGCAAATTATACAGATAATTATTCTGCTGCTTTTGCTGAAGGTGATATTTATTTTACGCCACAATTTGTAGGTCGTGTAGGCGGCAGAATGGAGTATTCTTCAAAGATAGGTAAGATGAACCTGGCGCCGCGTGTTTCACTGGCGTACAAGTTAGATCAGAATAGCCAGCTATCATTGGCGTATGGTGATTACTATCAGAAGCCGGAGCAACAATACCTGCGGTTCAAGCCAGACCTGGATTACATGAAGGCCACGCATTACATTGCAAGTTTTCAGCGGGTAGCAAACAACTATACATTGCGCGTGGAAGCTTTCTATAAGAAGTATCATAAGCTGGTGAAGACAAGTCCTGATACAGCGACTAACGGTACTGGTTATGCGAAAGGTATTGAGCTCTTCTGGCGTGATCGTAAGAGTGTGAAGAACCTTGATTACTGGGTATCTTATTCTTACCTGGATACAAAACGTAATTACCTGACGTATCCATATGAGGTACAGCCGGACTTCGCCGCCAAACACACTTTCAGCGTAGTGACCAAGTATTATATTTCTTCCATTACAACTAATATCGGTTTGACATACAGCTTTGCAACAGGCCGTCCTTATTACAATCCTAACCTGCCTGTGAACCAGTTTATGTCGCAAAAGACCATCGATTATAATTCAGTCGGGTTGAGTGTCAGTTACCTGACATCTATTCGCAAAGCCTTTACCATCCTTGTATTATCGGTGAATAATGTAGGTAATTTCAAGCAGGTGTATGGCTATCATTATTCTACAGATGCGATGCGCCGGGAAGCGATCACACCGAATATTCCCCGCTTTATTTACCTGGGTATGTTTATGAGTTTTGGTATAGACAGACGCCAGGAAACCATTGATAATTTATAA
- the pdxA gene encoding 4-hydroxythreonine-4-phosphate dehydrogenase PdxA, whose translation MSSNAHTNKPVIGITVGDINSIGAELIIKTFADNRMLEFCTPVIFASNKTINFYRKLMNENNFNYQSLKEFSRLNHKQVNVYNCWEEEVQITPGILNEIGGKYAARSLAVAIECLKNGEIDGLVTAPIHKKNIQSEQFNYTGHTPYLRDAFEAKDVLMFMTADNMRVGLLTEHVPVKDVATYVTRENILAKLTMMKDSLIKDFGIDQPRIAVLGLNPHAGDDGLIGEEELKEIIPAINQAKNNGILCFGPYSADAFFARNMHSTFDGVLAMYHDQGLIPFKSLATGEGINFTAGLPVVRTSPDHGTAFDIAGKNLADHYSFRQAIFTCLDIIEKREIYAENTQNPLKKIELASE comes from the coding sequence ATGAGTAGCAACGCCCATACAAACAAGCCGGTAATTGGTATCACCGTTGGTGATATTAACAGCATTGGCGCCGAATTGATCATCAAGACCTTTGCAGATAACAGAATGCTGGAGTTTTGTACCCCGGTGATATTTGCTAGCAACAAAACCATCAACTTCTACCGCAAGCTGATGAATGAGAACAACTTCAACTACCAGAGCCTGAAGGAATTCTCCAGGCTGAACCACAAACAGGTGAACGTCTATAACTGCTGGGAAGAAGAAGTACAGATCACACCAGGTATACTGAACGAAATCGGCGGTAAATACGCTGCCCGTAGCCTTGCAGTAGCGATCGAATGCCTGAAAAACGGCGAGATCGATGGCCTGGTAACCGCCCCGATCCACAAAAAGAATATCCAAAGCGAACAGTTCAATTACACCGGCCACACTCCTTATCTCAGAGATGCCTTTGAAGCAAAAGATGTGCTCATGTTCATGACTGCCGATAATATGCGCGTAGGTCTGCTCACAGAGCACGTACCTGTCAAAGATGTAGCAACGTATGTGACACGCGAAAATATCCTGGCTAAACTGACCATGATGAAAGATAGCCTGATCAAAGACTTTGGTATCGATCAGCCACGCATTGCCGTACTGGGCCTGAACCCACACGCCGGCGATGATGGACTGATAGGTGAAGAAGAACTGAAAGAGATCATTCCGGCTATCAACCAGGCTAAGAATAATGGGATCCTCTGCTTTGGTCCGTATAGCGCCGATGCATTCTTTGCAAGGAACATGCACAGCACCTTCGATGGTGTACTCGCTATGTACCACGACCAGGGCCTGATTCCATTCAAATCACTGGCTACCGGCGAAGGTATCAACTTCACAGCAGGTCTGCCTGTAGTACGCACCTCTCCTGACCACGGTACTGCATTTGATATTGCAGGCAAAAACCTGGCAGATCATTATTCTTTCCGCCAGGCAATCTTCACCTGCCTGGATATTATAGAGAAAAGAGAGATCTACGCGGAGAACACACAAAACCCACTCAAGAAAATAGAACTGGCTTCTGAATAG
- the rsmA gene encoding 16S rRNA (adenine(1518)-N(6)/adenine(1519)-N(6))-dimethyltransferase RsmA translates to MYTLKKSLGQHFLRDENICRKIVDSLPVIPNQQVLEVGPGAGAITKYLLELPDTTFKAVELDTEKVEYLQKTYPAIQGKLINESFLDVKPPFEGKFNVIGNFPYNISTQIMFRILDWKDQVPCVVGMFQKEVAQRIASKHGNKDYGVLSVLLQAFYKVEYLFEVSETCFNPPPKVKSAVIRLHRLEEAYDIPNERKFFNLVKTAFGQRRKQLRNPLKPLFDKEVLQDSFFTKRAEELTVADFVALSHKMI, encoded by the coding sequence ATGTATACACTTAAAAAATCGCTTGGGCAGCACTTTCTCAGGGATGAAAATATCTGCAGAAAGATTGTTGATTCACTACCTGTAATTCCGAATCAGCAAGTGCTGGAAGTGGGGCCTGGTGCAGGCGCCATCACTAAATACCTCCTGGAACTGCCGGATACTACATTCAAGGCTGTAGAGCTGGACACTGAAAAGGTTGAATACCTTCAGAAGACTTATCCTGCTATTCAGGGAAAGCTCATTAATGAGAGTTTCCTGGATGTGAAACCTCCATTTGAGGGGAAATTTAATGTTATTGGCAATTTCCCTTACAACATTTCTACCCAGATCATGTTCCGTATCCTGGACTGGAAAGACCAGGTGCCATGTGTGGTGGGGATGTTCCAGAAAGAAGTGGCGCAGCGCATTGCTTCAAAGCATGGGAATAAGGATTACGGGGTATTAAGCGTGCTGTTACAGGCATTTTATAAAGTAGAATACCTGTTTGAAGTAAGTGAAACCTGTTTCAATCCGCCGCCAAAGGTAAAATCAGCAGTCATCCGCTTGCACAGGTTGGAAGAGGCTTATGACATTCCGAATGAGCGGAAGTTCTTCAACCTGGTAAAAACTGCTTTTGGCCAGCGCCGTAAGCAACTGAGAAATCCGTTAAAACCATTATTTGATAAAGAAGTACTACAGGACAGTTTCTTCACTAAGCGTGCAGAGGAACTGACTGTAGCAGATTTTGTAGCATTATCCCATAAGATGATATGA
- a CDS encoding NAD(P)-dependent oxidoreductase has translation MSSKVLITARAHNYLIDRLEEKGFEVSYQPSITYEELLTAIHEYVGLIVTTRMKIDRPVIDHAKQLQWIGRLGSGMELIDVPYAESRGIHCASSPEGNREAVGEQMVGMLLCMMNNVLKSNLELREGIYERDGNRGFEIGGRTVGIIGYGNTGSAYARKLRGFEPKILAYDKYKTGFSNDHVQEATMEQLYAEAEIVSVHLPLTGETKHLANLEFFRSFHRPVWFLNAARGKIVNTADLIQALEEGLLRGAALDVQENEKLSTYSQQEKEQLKKLLSFPNVVMTPHIAGYTHEASINMARIVLEKLHVI, from the coding sequence ATGAGCAGCAAAGTATTAATTACAGCCAGGGCGCACAACTATTTAATAGACAGATTGGAAGAAAAGGGATTTGAAGTCAGCTACCAGCCTTCCATCACATACGAAGAGCTGCTTACAGCCATTCATGAATATGTAGGATTGATTGTAACGACCCGCATGAAGATAGACAGGCCGGTAATAGACCATGCGAAGCAATTGCAATGGATTGGCCGGCTGGGCAGCGGGATGGAACTGATAGACGTGCCGTATGCAGAAAGCAGGGGAATACATTGCGCCAGCAGTCCGGAAGGCAACCGGGAGGCGGTGGGAGAGCAGATGGTGGGCATGCTGTTATGTATGATGAACAATGTGCTGAAGAGTAACCTGGAACTGCGGGAGGGGATCTATGAGCGGGATGGCAACAGGGGATTTGAGATAGGTGGCCGTACTGTAGGCATTATTGGATATGGTAATACAGGAAGTGCATATGCGCGCAAGCTGAGAGGTTTTGAGCCAAAGATCCTGGCATATGATAAATATAAAACTGGTTTCAGCAATGATCATGTGCAGGAGGCGACCATGGAGCAACTGTATGCTGAGGCGGAGATTGTGAGTGTGCATTTGCCACTGACAGGTGAAACGAAGCATCTGGCGAACCTGGAGTTCTTCCGTTCTTTCCACAGGCCGGTATGGTTCCTGAATGCGGCGAGGGGGAAGATAGTGAACACTGCTGATCTGATCCAGGCATTGGAAGAGGGTTTGCTGAGAGGGGCGGCACTGGATGTACAGGAGAATGAAAAGTTGTCTACTTATAGTCAGCAGGAGAAGGAGCAGCTGAAAAAGTTGCTGAGTTTTCCGAATGTGGTAATGACGCCGCATATTGCTGGATATACACATGAGGCGAGTATAAACATGGCCAGGATTGTGTTAGAGAAGTTGCATGTGATATAG
- the greA gene encoding transcription elongation factor GreA, translating to MSGINYVTKETLDQMREELNFLKTKGRAEIARAIAEAREKGDLKENAEYDAAKEAQGLHEAKLATLENAIATARVVEADSIDTSKVSILCKVTITNIGLKKTVTYQLVSEKEADLKANKISVTSPIGKGLLGKVIGDVAEITTPNGITKLRVDNITI from the coding sequence ATGTCTGGTATTAACTACGTTACCAAAGAGACCCTGGACCAGATGCGTGAAGAGCTCAACTTCCTCAAGACAAAGGGCCGGGCAGAGATTGCCAGGGCGATTGCGGAAGCGCGGGAGAAAGGTGACTTGAAGGAAAATGCTGAGTATGACGCAGCAAAGGAGGCGCAGGGTTTACACGAAGCCAAGCTGGCTACGCTTGAAAATGCTATTGCTACTGCCAGAGTAGTGGAAGCAGATTCCATTGATACCTCCAAAGTATCTATTTTATGTAAGGTGACTATTACTAATATAGGCCTTAAGAAGACTGTCACCTATCAACTGGTGTCGGAGAAAGAGGCTGACCTGAAAGCGAATAAGATCTCAGTGACTTCTCCCATTGGGAAGGGATTGCTGGGCAAAGTGATTGGGGATGTTGCAGAAATCACCACTCCTAATGGTATAACCAAACTGAGGGTAGATAATATTACGATATAA
- a CDS encoding HIT family protein, translating into MASIFTKIINGEIPSYKIAENESFYAFLDIFPLVRGHVLVVPKEEVDKFFDVTDDLLGEWLLFAKPIAQAIEHAFPCNRVGVSVVGLEVPHAHMHLIPINSVDDMNFQRPKLKLSEAEFKAVQEQITAALAR; encoded by the coding sequence ATGGCATCTATATTTACGAAAATCATCAATGGTGAAATTCCCAGCTATAAGATAGCTGAGAATGAGAGTTTTTATGCCTTTCTGGATATTTTCCCATTAGTGAGGGGGCATGTATTGGTTGTTCCAAAGGAGGAGGTAGACAAATTTTTTGATGTGACAGATGATCTGCTGGGTGAGTGGTTGTTATTTGCTAAGCCTATTGCGCAGGCGATAGAGCATGCATTTCCATGCAATCGTGTAGGAGTAAGCGTTGTTGGTTTAGAAGTACCGCATGCGCATATGCATTTGATACCTATTAATTCGGTAGACGACATGAACTTCCAGCGACCTAAGCTTAAGCTGTCAGAGGCTGAGTTTAAGGCTGTGCAGGAGCAGATTACAGCTGCCCTGGCACGTTGA
- a CDS encoding response regulator transcription factor, translating into MKARILLVEDDQNVGAVTKKRLEEAGYDVVHSTDGQMAWEQFQLRTFDICLLDVVMPKKDGFTLAEQIRRKNDFIPILFLTSKAMDEDKIKGFKTGADDYITKPFSMQELLLRIEVFLKRTKSAVNNATEKRTQYNIGNLTFDYNDLILREKNGEVSSTLTQKEADLLKYLCDNANKTLKREEILFHVWGKDDYFLGRSMDVFITKLRKHFRTDPTVKLETLHGVGFRFNVPGQL; encoded by the coding sequence ATGAAAGCAAGAATCCTATTGGTGGAAGATGATCAAAATGTTGGTGCGGTAACAAAGAAGCGATTAGAAGAAGCAGGCTACGATGTGGTACATAGCACAGACGGACAAATGGCCTGGGAGCAGTTCCAGTTACGAACCTTTGACATATGTTTACTGGATGTGGTAATGCCCAAAAAAGACGGCTTCACCCTGGCAGAACAAATCCGGAGAAAAAACGACTTCATTCCTATCCTCTTTCTGACCTCGAAAGCAATGGATGAAGATAAAATTAAAGGATTCAAAACAGGCGCAGACGACTATATTACCAAACCATTCAGCATGCAGGAACTCTTGCTGCGCATTGAAGTATTCCTGAAAAGAACCAAAAGTGCCGTAAATAATGCGACAGAGAAACGTACGCAATATAACATCGGCAACCTCACCTTCGACTATAATGACCTCATTCTTCGCGAAAAGAACGGAGAGGTTTCCAGCACGCTTACACAAAAAGAAGCTGACCTGCTCAAGTACCTTTGCGATAATGCAAACAAAACACTGAAACGGGAAGAAATCCTCTTCCACGTTTGGGGCAAAGATGACTACTTCCTGGGCCGTAGTATGGACGTTTTCATTACCAAGCTGAGGAAACATTTCAGAACAGATCCAACCGTGAAGCTGGAAACCCTCCATGGTGTCGGTTTCAGGTTCAACGTGCCAGGGCAGCTGTAA
- the ruvC gene encoding crossover junction endodeoxyribonuclease RuvC gives MANKSKIILGIDPGTLVMGYGLILVEGTKASLLEMDVLKLSRHKDHYERLQLIHARVNELIRLHKPVSCAIEAPFFGKNVQSMLKLGRAQGVAIATAMQAGVPVTEYSPKKIKQSITGNGNADKEQIWQMLQRILKFSERPDYLDATDALAVAVCHFFQESSIMPDTSKAKGWDAFLQKNPGRIVG, from the coding sequence TTGGCAAACAAGTCAAAAATAATTCTCGGTATTGACCCGGGTACGCTGGTAATGGGCTACGGGCTTATACTGGTAGAAGGAACAAAAGCCAGCCTGCTGGAAATGGATGTGTTAAAGCTGTCCCGTCACAAAGATCACTACGAAAGGTTGCAATTGATACACGCCCGTGTAAATGAACTGATACGCTTGCATAAACCGGTTTCCTGCGCAATCGAGGCCCCTTTCTTTGGTAAGAACGTACAGAGTATGCTCAAACTGGGTAGAGCACAGGGTGTAGCCATTGCTACAGCCATGCAGGCCGGAGTTCCAGTGACGGAGTATTCACCCAAAAAGATAAAACAGTCCATCACCGGAAATGGAAATGCCGATAAAGAACAAATCTGGCAAATGCTCCAAAGGATCCTGAAATTCTCAGAACGCCCTGATTATCTGGATGCTACAGATGCCCTTGCAGTAGCAGTCTGTCATTTTTTTCAAGAATCCAGTATTATGCCGGATACCAGTAAGGCAAAGGGTTGGGATGCATTCCTCCAGAAAAATCCAGGCCGGATCGTCGGTTAA